The DNA segment CACTGATCTGCCCTCTGATAATCGCATTCCAACCTTGTTTAATTTGATCATCACTGCCTGTCAATTGAAGCTGCTTGCGTAAACGCTCAAAATACGTGGGTTCACCAATCTCACCACGTTCGAAATGCTGAAAGACCTCGTCAAATTGAAAGCGGTCTTGCATGTTTTCTAAGCTAAGCGGGGAGAGTGCGCTCCAATGCTGAAACGCACTGACAAAGCTGATGTCGATGACGACACCGCCGAGATCGAAAAGTAGGGCTTTAACCGTGCTCATTTAATTTGGCTTTTCAGATGCTGGAATGACCAAGAGCGGGTCTACGCGTGCATTATTCATGCTAATACTCCAGTGCAAATGTGGGCCCGTCGCACGTCCTGTTTTACCGACCAAGCCGATAGCATCCCCTTGGGCTACGGTTTGTCCAATCTTCACATCGATTCGACTGAGATGACACAGCATGGAGATAATCCCTTGACCGTGGTCGATCATCACGGTTTGACCATTAAAGAAATAGTCCCCGGTTTGCACAACAACACCGCTTGCAGGCGCATGCGCGACAGTGCCGAATGCTGCAGCAATATCTAAGCCCGCATGTGGTGCTCGAGGTTCATTATTGAAGAACCGTTTAAAACCAAATGGACTTGAAAAACGGGCATGTGCAGGGAGTACAAAGCTTGGAAAGCTATTGCCTTGTGGGGTTGTAAAAGATTGATAAATCGTATTTTGCTCGACGGCTTCGCGGTGATAACGTGCCAGTTCATCAGGGTCTGGTGTCACTTTGCTTTGGTCTTTAATTGTTAGACGCTGTTCGGGGTAAGCATAGTCGGCAACGTTAAAATCAAAATTGCCTTGATCGGTCTTTAGCGTATGCGTGCCTGTTGTCGCCGTGATGGGAATACCAACGACGGCATAGTTCTTATTATTATCAGCGACTAAAGCAACAGGTTGATCATCCAGTGTTGCCGATTTGGTCGTTGGGCTCACTTCGATCACTGCGATCCCGCCCGCTCGTCGTGAATCTTGTGGCAAGGCTGCATGAGTCGCCATCGAGAATAGACTGAAGGTCGCCATCAGAAAGGCCGCACGGGGGAAGGCAGAGAATGTATAGCGCACGGCAAGAACTCCGAAAAGGGATAAACGAATATGCTGCAATGATAAGGGAAAATATTTATAAAATTCTTCAAAACATTAAAACAATACAAATTCTCCATCATTCAGCCGATTTCCATTTACGATGGATGATTGCAAGCGCGAGGCGTTTGTAACTGCTGCTTTATATTAAGATTAGATCATATATTCTGAATGTCATATAATGCCTACAGATTAATGACGATTTTTTAAGAAAGCATATTTTAATGACCATGATTAAAGAAAAAATTGAATCAGCTGAAGCAATTAGAGGAGTGGCGTGTCTGTTCGTAATTTTCTCGCACTTATCCCTCAGCTTTTTTCCATCCCTGCATTATTTCTTTAATGAGCCAACCCCCACACAATCCATTGAGCTTTGGATCCATAATTCGCCATTTGCCTTTTGGTATTCGGGGACGGCAGCGGTTTATATTTTCTTTGTGCTGAGTGGCTTTGTGCTGACCTATTCCATCGTGAATAGCAAAGATCCTATCCAAAAAATCAAAGCGATGAGTCTAAAACGCTATCCACGTTTAATGATCCCCGCTTTTGTGTCCTGTATTTTACTCTGGGCTGCCTATACATTTTTTGATCCTGATTCGACTGGTATGACCAGTTGGGCTTCTGAGATAGGTAATGTTACTTATCCTTCTTTACAGCATGCGCTCTATGAAGGGAGTATCGGTTCTTTCCTGTTTGGTAATAGTGAATACAATTGGGTGCTCTGGACCATGAAGATTGAGTTCTTCGGGTCATTCGGATTGTTCTTTTTGCTGTATATGATGGAAAAGAAGAAGGTGTTGTACTGGCTCATTCCCATTGCGACGATCGCCCTGTGTTTTAAAGTGGATTATCTGGGATATGCTGCTTTTTTAATTGGATCACTTTTTTATCTCAATAAGAAAAAAATTCCTAATCTAGTCGCTGCCGCATGCCTTATTTTGGGCTTATATTTTGCGGGTGTGCATAACGACAGCACATCGTATCAGTGGTTTTACAATTTACTCGACGATCATACCTATGAAATTCTGAATTTTTTATCAGGACCTTTTATTGTGATCTCAATTTTGGGTAACCAGAAACTGTCAGAAATGATCACGAATCAGTTAACGATTTATCTGGGCAAACTGTCTTTTTCTGCTTACTTGAGTCATTTACTGATTCTGTATGTCGTGGGGATTCCTTTATTCGGTTATCTGACTTCTTTAGAGATTAGTTATACACTTGCGGCACTCATGAGCTGTATTTCCGTACTATTGGTCACGATTGGTTTTTCAGAAATTTACTTTCGACTCGTCGATAAAACCGCAATTAAAGTCTCTTCAAAAATTGCCAATTTATTTACGAAAGCCTAGATCGAAAAAGTCTGCAAATTTGCAGGCTTTTTTATTCTTTACGGTATCAAATCTGCGCACTCAAGGTCTGAATCTCATTGTTTAAGACACGGTCATTGTCAGAGTAGTCAATCGGCAGATCAATGACATGTACGCCAGGTGTCGCTAGACAGTGTTGAATACAGGGTGTTAGTTGATCTGCAGCTTCAATACGATGTCCAATTGCACCGTAGCTATTAGCATATGCCACGAAGTCTGGATTGCTTAAATCCATGCCAAAGTTAGGAAAGTGCATGTGAGCCTGTTTCCACTGAATCATGCCAAAAGCATTATCGCGAACGATCAGCACAACCAAGTGCAGTCCCAGCCTGACAGCAGTCTCAAGCTCTTGCGAGTTCATCATAAAGCCACCATCACCACAAATCGCCAGAACCTGACGCTCAGGATGCACAATCTTGGCCGCAATGGCAGAAGGCAATCCCGCGCCCATGGTCGCTAAGGCGTTATCCAGTAGCATGGTGTTGGGTAAGTGGGTGCGATAGTAACGCGCGAACCAGATCTTATACATGCCATTATCCAGACATAAAATACTGTCTTTCGCCATACTGCGATAAACATCAGCGACAACGCGTACCGGATACATTGGAAAACGTGGATCATCTGCGCCTAGACTTAAGTGTGCTTCAAGATGTTCTTTCACCATCAGGAAATAGCTAAAGTCCCAATGCGGTTGTGGGGTAATGAGTTCATTGATGCGCCAGATCGTATGAGGTACATCGCCAATGACCTCAATTTGAGGAAAATAAACTGCATCAACTTCAGCACTCGAAAAGTTGATATGAATCACGGTGCGTCCATGGGGGCGCATAAAGAAAGGGGGTTTCTCAATCACATCGTGGCCAACATTGATGATCAGATCGGCATGCTCAATCGCGCGGTGAACAAAGTCACCATCAGACAGCGTTGCATTACCGAGCCATAAAGGGTGAGATTCATCAATCACCCCTTTGCCCATTTGTGTGGTGAAGAAGGGGATACATATCTTATCCACGAACTCACGCAAGACGCGGCACGTGCGCTTGCGATTAGCACCTGCACCGATCATGAGCAGAGGACTCTTAGCCGCTTTGATGGCATCGACCGCCCATTGGATCGACTTGTCATCAGCAATCGGGCGGCGATGGCGACTGGCAGGAATTGGCAGCATATCCGTCTCTTCAATCGCAATATCTTCAGGTAACTCCAAATGCACCGCACCCGGTCGCTCTTCTTCAGCCAGACGGAAGGCTTCGCGTACGTGTGCTGAGATATTGTCGGCAGAGACGATTTGTTTGGTATATTTGGTGAGTGGTCGCATCATGTCGACCACATCGACAATTTGAAAGTGTCCTTGCTTACTGGTCTTAATCGGCTTTTGACCGGTAATCATCAGCATCGGCATACCACCCAGTTGTGCATAAGCCGCACCTGTCACCAGATTCGTTGCTCCGGGGCCCAGTGTGGAGAGACAGACCCCTGTTTTTCCCGTTAAGCGTCCAATCGTTGCTGCCATAAATGCTGCAGATTGTTCATGACGGGTTAAAACCAGTTTGATGGTTGATGAACGCAATGATTCCAGAAAGTCGAGGTTTTCTTCACCGGGAATCCCAAAGACATAATGAATGCCTTCAGCTTCAAGGGCTTTAACAAATAAATCAGATGCTTTCATGAAAATAGATCCTGCGTGGAGCGGTAATCAAGTCGATGAAAAGACTCAAGGCGATGGGGCGGTTGTAAATATTGAAGTGTAATCAAGTCTATGAAAGTGGACTCTATCCTGTCTATGATTATCGATGGCGAATTCTGTATCAGAACGAGATTACAGCAGCTCCTGAATCTGCTTAATTCTTAAAGGAAAAAATCTCTGACAGATCAAAAATGATTTGCTCCATCATCCGAATCATGCTATTCATCCATGACAACAGTCAGAACAAAATCAGAACAAGGAATGATGATGAGTACTACAACGATTCGCGCACATTTGGTTGAATTAAAAAAAGAGTTGGAAGGTCGTCTAGCAAGAATTGCCGCTGAGCGAGAGGAGCGAAATGCGCCTGATAATGATCAATGGAGTGACCAAGCCAGTTTGCATGGGCGTGATGATGAGCAATTTGCTGTGCAGTTGGCTGCATCAAATGAGCTCATTCAAGTCAATGATGCCTTGTCACGTTTAGATACGGGGCATTATGGATTCTGTACAGTTTGTGGGGAACCGATCGAGGCTGAGCGCTTAGAAGTATTGCCGTATGCGGTACGGTGTAAAGTGCATGCGGTTTGATTCACACCCATCTAAATTTTTTTCTAAGGTTTAATTTTCAGCATATTTTTATGCGCAGGATATGCTGTTTTTATCTAATATTTAAATTGTGATATCTCATCAGAATTCAATATTCTGGCCTTCTTGGTTTTAAGCATATATTAACTTCATTAGCTACTCATAATAAGATACATTATAACATTCAACATTTATCTAAAAATAAAATTTTACCAATTGGTATGCTATTTGCATTTCACTTTTGTCTTTATTTCACTAAGAATTCAAGAGATTCAATCGAATTTGTTATTTCTCTATGAAATTTTTAAGGAAATATTTGACAAATATCAAAGCAAATAAATTAAATTAAATTTTTAATTTTATTAATGATTTATTTTGTTTAGGTGCTGAGATAAGGGTCGGTAGAGTTACTGGTATGTACCCCATATTTAGCAATACATCGATCATGTAAGTTTTATCAAAACTTTCCAACCGGTCATTTTTGGTGAACGTCTACCAACAGTTTGCTGATTATGTGCTGGAAAATTATTAAATGGAGTCATTATGAAATTTCGCATTAAAGTGCTTTCGGCTGCAGTTATGATATTGGCAGCTCACCATGCAACAGCAGGCGACACAAAGAACCATGCCGCAATTGACCGGGCCTTGGGATTAATTCAACAAAATAGCGGTGCTTTTAAATTGGCTGCTGGTTCATCAACTGTAAGCACTTCTGCAAGAGCATCGGGTGCAACCGCACCGAGTAGTGCAGCGACTGGTGATCAATTTCAAGCCAAAGATGTAATCGTAGATCGTGACGGGACCGAACATGTGCGTTTTACACGGACTTATAATGGATTACCGGTGATTGGTGGAGATACGGTAGTTCATTCCTATCATGGGCAATTAAAGCAAGCGAGTTTGTCTCAAAACAGTGCAATTAATTTGACACAAAGTGCTGCCGGTAGTGCAGCTGGTGGGGTACCTAACGCTCATATAACGGCTGCCAGCGCAGCATCAATTGCAAATAGTAATTTTGGCGGAACCGTCAAGGAAACTGTTGCACCAAAATTGGTAGTTTTTGCACGAAATACTAAACCGATTCTTGCTTATGAAGTATTGGTAACTGGTCAAGTAGAAGGGTTGACTAAAAATTTGACACCCTCAGCACGTAAGCAACTTAAATCATCATTATTCTATATTTCTGCAGACACTGGTGCAGTCTTAGATCGTGAGGAAAAGATTCAGCCAGTCGCCGCGACAGGAACTGGTAAAACGCTGTATCTGGGTACAGTGACGTTAACAACTGATTTGACGAGTGGCAAATATAGTTTAAAAGATCCATCCCGTGGTAATGGTGAAGTTCGTGATGCGAACAATGCGCCAGAGCCCTATTACACTTCAGATTTCGCGACGATCGCCAGCGGTTCAACAGCATTCACTAATACGACTAATATATTTGGGGATGGTACTGCTACAAATCGTAGTACTGCTGCTGCTGATATTGCTTATGGATTAGCAAAAACGTGGGATTTTTATAAAAATACTCAAGGTCGGAATGGCATTTTTAATGATGGCAAGGGAGTTGTGAGTTATGCACACCTTGATCAAGGATATGACAATGCATTTTGGAGCGATTATTCAAAGAGTATGTATTACGGCGATGGGAGTGGTGGTACGACAGGTTTCAAACCAGTAGTTGCCTTAGATGTTGCTGGGCATGAGATGACACATGGCGTGACTTCAGCAACTTCGGCTTTGGCTTATAATCATAAGGATTCAGGAGGGTTAAATGAAGGTGCATCAGACATCATGGGAACCTCTGTTGAGTTTTATGGTGCGACATCCTCCCATCCCGGTAATTATTTAATAGGTGAAGATGTTGAGGTCGACCCAAAGAATGGGACCAATGCATTGCGATGGATGTTTAAGCCGAGCCTTGATAAGGAGACAACCGTACGAACATTTACTGATGGTACAAAAGGTTCCTTTGGGTCTTTTGACTGTTTGCCAGCTGGTGGATTTGCTACGGGTGAGAAGTTCTGGCGTGCATCCTCAGGAACACTCTATGGTAATTATGATCCACACTATACTTCAGGTGTAGCCAATCACTTTTTCTATCTCCTTTCAGAAGGTGCTGTTGTTCCAACAGGGTTCACAAGCACACTTACACCAAGCAGTTTAGTCTGTAATGGCAATACGGCTTTGACGGCAATAGGCCATGATAAAGCAGCTAAAATCTGGTATAAAGCGTTGACTCAATATTTCACATCAGGCACCACATATGCGCAAGCGCGTGCTGCAACATTGACCGCTGCAACGGATTTATACGGTGCTGCATCGACTGAATATAAAGCGGTAGCGGCAGCGTGGAGTGCTGTGTCCGTGAATTGATAAAATTTGTGGTGAGAATAAAAAGCCAGCTTGATCTAAGCTGGCTTTTTTTATTTCATCATTGATCAGCGAAAGATTGAGCAGTGAGTATTCCTTTTATTCACTTTTACGAAGAGAATAGTGATGCAACAAACGTATCACATGATAAATTGATATGGTTTAGCCGTTATTACCGAACACATAGAAGGTGATCAATATGGGAAGTGCGGATCAAGCTTGGGTCGATCAACTGCCCATTGAGTGGCAGCATTGGTTGATTGAAAATCTAGAGCGGGGCTGTGATCCTGGGGAGATCGGTCGTATCCTGCATGAAAACGGTTTCAAATTTACCGATAACGGATTATCAACTCGAGGCGCCACAGATAAAAAAACTCCAGATTCAAATCAAAAAAAACAAGATTTCAACTTGGATCATCTGGCATCGGGAAACAATTTCATAGACGCTCAAGGTCAGGTGATTCGCTTGCTCGGACACTTTGAAAATCCAGCGATATTTTATTTTGAAGACATGCTCAGTCCTCAGGAGTGCGATGAGTTGATCCATTTATCAGAGCAAGAGGGTAAGCTTGCGCGTTCTACCGTTGTTGATAACAAGGATGGCTCCTTGCAGCTTGATCAGCGCAGAAGCAGCGATTCGACTTTCTTTAACCGCGGTGAAAATCCTTTGGTGAGCAAAATCGAGCAGCGTATTGGGGCACTTGTGAACTGGCCTGTAACCCACGGCGAAGGCTTGCAAGTCTTACGCTATCAGCATGGCGGTGAATATCGCCCACACTTCGACTTCTTTGATCCGAAGTACGAGGGCAGTGCAAAGCATTTGGCTATCGGAGGGCAGCGGGTGGCGAGCTTTATTCTTTACTTGTCCGATATCGCTGCTGGCGGAGGGACCCGTTTTCCGAATATTGGTCTGGAGTTCCGACCTAAAAAAGGCGCAGGCCTTTTATTTGCAAATACCGATCAGCATGGCAAACCACATAGCAATAGTCTGCATGCAGGCATGCCTGTGATTGAAGGGATTAAATATATTGCGACTAAATGGCTGCGTGAGCGTCAGTACGGAAAGTCCTGACACTCAACCCATTGGGTGCGCGCATAATGCGCGTTTAGTTGGCCTCATAATCCAGATTGGGTCCTAACCAGCGTTCGGTCTTGGCAACGGTCCATTCCTTACGGGCGGCATAGGACTCAATCTGATCTTTGCCCAGCTTACCGACATTGAAGTAGTCACTTTCAGGATGTGAATAGTAGAAACCACTCACGGATGATGGCGGCCACATTGCATAGTTTTCAGTGAGTTCCGTACCGATTTGCGCAGTACTATCTAGCCAATTAAAGAGAGTGGCTTTCTCAGAGTGTTCCGGACAAGCCGGGTAGCCCGGTGCGGGGCGGATGCCTTGGTATTTTTCTTTGATCAGGGCATCATTATCCAACTGCTCATCCGGTGCATAGCCCCAATAGTCTTTACGAACCCGCTCATGCAGATGTTCAGCAAACGCTTCAGCTAAACGGTCTGCAAGGGATTGAACAAGGATCGCCGAGAAGTCATCGCCTTTGGCACGATATTCAATTGCCATTTCCTCGGCACCAAAAATCGATACAGTGAAGCCACCGAGATAGTCTTCGACCGCTGTTGCTTTAGGGGCAATATAGTCCGCGAGTGAAAAATTCGGTTGCTTCGATGCTTTATCACTTTGCTGGCGCAAATGGTGGAAGGTATGGGTAACCGTCTGACGTGATTCATCACTATAGACTTCAAGGTCATCTGCGCCACTGCGACTGGCGGGCTGCAGGCGGAATACCGCTTTTGCAGTGACGAGTTTTTTGTCGACCAAGTCCTTGAGCATGGTCTGCGCGTTATCAAACAGATCACGCGCAGCTTCACCGACAACGTCATCTTCTAGGATAGCAGGGAATTTGCCTGCTAAACTCCATGAAATAAAGAACGGCGTCCAGTCAATATAAGGTATCAACTGATCCAGTGGATATTCGTCGATCACCGTCATTCCCAGTTTATTGGGTTTAGGGGGGTGATAGCTTTCCCAGTCTAGCTTTAAGCCGTGTTCAATGGCTTGCGCGTAGGTCAACTTCGGTGCTTTAGGCTGTTTATTGGCAATGCGAATACGGACTTCTTCATATTCCGCACGGCGTTCTGCGACAAAAGCGGGCTTCATTTCTGGAGAGAGCAGGGTAGTCGCTACACCCACTGCACGCGATGCGTCGGCAACATAAACCACAGCATCATTTTGATATTGTTGATCGATTTTAACGGCGGTATGTGCTTTAGAGGTCGTTGCTCCACCAATCAACAGAGGGATTTTAAAGCCCTGACGTTGCATTTCCTTGGCGACAAAGACCATTTCATCGAGGCTCGGTGTAATGAGACCTGATAAGCCGATAATATCGACTTTTTCATCAATCGCTGCTTTTAGAATCTTTTCCGCAGAGACCATGACGCCAAGATCAACGATGTCGTAACCGTTACAGCCAAGTACCACCCCAACGATATTTTTGCCAATGTCATGGACATCACCTTTAACGGTAGCCATCAGGATTTTACCCTTGCTGGAACCGACTACTTTTTCAGCTTCGATATAAGGATTTAACCATGCCACGGCTTGTTTCATGACGCGTGCTGATTTGACCACTTGGGGTAGAAACATTTTGCCCTCGCCAAACAGGTCTCCAACCACGTTCATTCCGGCCATCAGTGCGCCTTCGATGACATCCAATGGACGTTTGGCTTCTAGACGCGCTTCTTCAGTATCTTGATCAATAAATGCGGTAATGCCTTTGACCAAAGCATACTCCAGACGTTTACTGACAGGTTGGTCTCGCCATTCAAGATTTTCGGCAGCACGCACAGCGCCCCCTTCGCCGCGAAATTTTTCCGCGATTTCCAGCAGGCGATCAGTACCATCTTCTCGTCTATTTAAGATGACATCTTCAACACAGTCTTTCAGCTCTTTCGGAATGTCGTCATAAATCGCGAGCTGACCCGCATTGACGATCCCCATCGTCATGCC comes from the Aquirhabdus parva genome and includes:
- a CDS encoding peptidoglycan DD-metalloendopeptidase family protein translates to MATFSLFSMATHAALPQDSRRAGGIAVIEVSPTTKSATLDDQPVALVADNNKNYAVVGIPITATTGTHTLKTDQGNFDFNVADYAYPEQRLTIKDQSKVTPDPDELARYHREAVEQNTIYQSFTTPQGNSFPSFVLPAHARFSSPFGFKRFFNNEPRAPHAGLDIAAAFGTVAHAPASGVVVQTGDYFFNGQTVMIDHGQGIISMLCHLSRIDVKIGQTVAQGDAIGLVGKTGRATGPHLHWSISMNNARVDPLLVIPASEKPN
- a CDS encoding acyltransferase family protein, translating into MTMIKEKIESAEAIRGVACLFVIFSHLSLSFFPSLHYFFNEPTPTQSIELWIHNSPFAFWYSGTAAVYIFFVLSGFVLTYSIVNSKDPIQKIKAMSLKRYPRLMIPAFVSCILLWAAYTFFDPDSTGMTSWASEIGNVTYPSLQHALYEGSIGSFLFGNSEYNWVLWTMKIEFFGSFGLFFLLYMMEKKKVLYWLIPIATIALCFKVDYLGYAAFLIGSLFYLNKKKIPNLVAAACLILGLYFAGVHNDSTSYQWFYNLLDDHTYEILNFLSGPFIVISILGNQKLSEMITNQLTIYLGKLSFSAYLSHLLILYVVGIPLFGYLTSLEISYTLAALMSCISVLLVTIGFSEIYFRLVDKTAIKVSSKIANLFTKA
- a CDS encoding acetolactate synthase large subunit, whose product is MKASDLFVKALEAEGIHYVFGIPGEENLDFLESLRSSTIKLVLTRHEQSAAFMAATIGRLTGKTGVCLSTLGPGATNLVTGAAYAQLGGMPMLMITGQKPIKTSKQGHFQIVDVVDMMRPLTKYTKQIVSADNISAHVREAFRLAEEERPGAVHLELPEDIAIEETDMLPIPASRHRRPIADDKSIQWAVDAIKAAKSPLLMIGAGANRKRTCRVLREFVDKICIPFFTTQMGKGVIDESHPLWLGNATLSDGDFVHRAIEHADLIINVGHDVIEKPPFFMRPHGRTVIHINFSSAEVDAVYFPQIEVIGDVPHTIWRINELITPQPHWDFSYFLMVKEHLEAHLSLGADDPRFPMYPVRVVADVYRSMAKDSILCLDNGMYKIWFARYYRTHLPNTMLLDNALATMGAGLPSAIAAKIVHPERQVLAICGDGGFMMNSQELETAVRLGLHLVVLIVRDNAFGMIQWKQAHMHFPNFGMDLSNPDFVAYANSYGAIGHRIEAADQLTPCIQHCLATPGVHVIDLPIDYSDNDRVLNNEIQTLSAQI
- a CDS encoding TraR/DksA family transcriptional regulator codes for the protein MSTTTIRAHLVELKKELEGRLARIAAEREERNAPDNDQWSDQASLHGRDDEQFAVQLAASNELIQVNDALSRLDTGHYGFCTVCGEPIEAERLEVLPYAVRCKVHAV
- a CDS encoding M4 family metallopeptidase; translated protein: MKFRIKVLSAAVMILAAHHATAGDTKNHAAIDRALGLIQQNSGAFKLAAGSSTVSTSARASGATAPSSAATGDQFQAKDVIVDRDGTEHVRFTRTYNGLPVIGGDTVVHSYHGQLKQASLSQNSAINLTQSAAGSAAGGVPNAHITAASAASIANSNFGGTVKETVAPKLVVFARNTKPILAYEVLVTGQVEGLTKNLTPSARKQLKSSLFYISADTGAVLDREEKIQPVAATGTGKTLYLGTVTLTTDLTSGKYSLKDPSRGNGEVRDANNAPEPYYTSDFATIASGSTAFTNTTNIFGDGTATNRSTAAADIAYGLAKTWDFYKNTQGRNGIFNDGKGVVSYAHLDQGYDNAFWSDYSKSMYYGDGSGGTTGFKPVVALDVAGHEMTHGVTSATSALAYNHKDSGGLNEGASDIMGTSVEFYGATSSHPGNYLIGEDVEVDPKNGTNALRWMFKPSLDKETTVRTFTDGTKGSFGSFDCLPAGGFATGEKFWRASSGTLYGNYDPHYTSGVANHFFYLLSEGAVVPTGFTSTLTPSSLVCNGNTALTAIGHDKAAKIWYKALTQYFTSGTTYAQARAATLTAATDLYGAASTEYKAVAAAWSAVSVN
- a CDS encoding 2OG-Fe(II) oxygenase, which encodes MGSADQAWVDQLPIEWQHWLIENLERGCDPGEIGRILHENGFKFTDNGLSTRGATDKKTPDSNQKKQDFNLDHLASGNNFIDAQGQVIRLLGHFENPAIFYFEDMLSPQECDELIHLSEQEGKLARSTVVDNKDGSLQLDQRRSSDSTFFNRGENPLVSKIEQRIGALVNWPVTHGEGLQVLRYQHGGEYRPHFDFFDPKYEGSAKHLAIGGQRVASFILYLSDIAAGGGTRFPNIGLEFRPKKGAGLLFANTDQHGKPHSNSLHAGMPVIEGIKYIATKWLRERQYGKS
- the metH gene encoding methionine synthase, with the protein product MSTPAIAAQNLKKQLQELLKQRILIIDGAMGTMIQRHKLEEEDYRGERFADFEHDVKGNNDLLVLTQPHIIQGIHAQYLEAGADIIETNTFNGTQVSMADYHMEHLVSEINTTAARLARQVCDEFTAKNPDKPRFVAGVLGPTSRTCSISPDVNNPAFRNVTFDELVENYVQATLALIEGGAHIILIETVFDTLNCKAAIFAVKTVFEQIGYELPLMISGTITDASGRTLSGQTAEAFWNSVRHADLLSIGFNCALGADAMRPHVKTIGDKADIFVSAHPNAGLPNAFGEYDETPEQTAEFIREFAESGLINITGGCCGTTPDHIAAIYQAVKDYAPRQIPEIEPACRLSGLEPFNITKDSLFVNVGERTNVTGSKKFARLIREQNYTEALAVALDQVQGGAQIIDINMDEGMLDSEGAMVTFLNMIASEPDISRVPIMIDSSKWEIIEAGLKCVQGKPVVNSISLKEGHEEFVTKAKLCRKYGAAIIVMAFDEVGQADTAVRKREICERSYRVLVDEVGFPAEDIIFDPNVFAVATGIEEHNNYAVDFIEATGWIKQNLPHAMISGGVSNVSFSFRGNEPVREAIHAVFLYYAIKQGMTMGIVNAGQLAIYDDIPKELKDCVEDVILNRREDGTDRLLEIAEKFRGEGGAVRAAENLEWRDQPVSKRLEYALVKGITAFIDQDTEEARLEAKRPLDVIEGALMAGMNVVGDLFGEGKMFLPQVVKSARVMKQAVAWLNPYIEAEKVVGSSKGKILMATVKGDVHDIGKNIVGVVLGCNGYDIVDLGVMVSAEKILKAAIDEKVDIIGLSGLITPSLDEMVFVAKEMQRQGFKIPLLIGGATTSKAHTAVKIDQQYQNDAVVYVADASRAVGVATTLLSPEMKPAFVAERRAEYEEVRIRIANKQPKAPKLTYAQAIEHGLKLDWESYHPPKPNKLGMTVIDEYPLDQLIPYIDWTPFFISWSLAGKFPAILEDDVVGEAARDLFDNAQTMLKDLVDKKLVTAKAVFRLQPASRSGADDLEVYSDESRQTVTHTFHHLRQQSDKASKQPNFSLADYIAPKATAVEDYLGGFTVSIFGAEEMAIEYRAKGDDFSAILVQSLADRLAEAFAEHLHERVRKDYWGYAPDEQLDNDALIKEKYQGIRPAPGYPACPEHSEKATLFNWLDSTAQIGTELTENYAMWPPSSVSGFYYSHPESDYFNVGKLGKDQIESYAARKEWTVAKTERWLGPNLDYEAN